In Myxococcus stipitatus, the following are encoded in one genomic region:
- a CDS encoding iron-sulfur cluster assembly accessory protein — protein MDTTTTTPDTSKAPQAAPQVAVRLTEAAVRQVKEVIKAQGFEGYFFSIRVVPAGCSGLGYDLNLVKESKAGDVVWEQDGVKLATDGMSSQYLGGTEIDYVSAITGSGFKFNNPNAKSSCGCGTSFTT, from the coding sequence ATGGATACCACGACGACGACCCCCGACACCTCGAAGGCCCCCCAGGCCGCCCCGCAGGTGGCTGTTCGCTTGACCGAGGCCGCCGTGCGGCAGGTGAAGGAGGTCATCAAGGCCCAGGGCTTCGAGGGCTACTTCTTCTCCATCCGCGTCGTTCCGGCCGGCTGCAGCGGCCTGGGCTACGACTTGAACCTGGTCAAGGAGTCGAAGGCCGGCGACGTCGTCTGGGAGCAGGACGGCGTGAAGCTCGCCACCGACGGCATGAGCAGCCAGTACCTGGGCGGCACGGAGATCGACTACGTCTCCGCCATCACCGGCTCGGGCTTCAAGTTCAACAACCCGAACGCGAAGTCGTCGTGCGGCTGCGGCACGTCGTTCACCACCTGA
- the moeB gene encoding molybdopterin-synthase adenylyltransferase MoeB, producing the protein MAPTFRELLAGVKQEIREVSVDEVKRLLDTRAAVKLIDVREADEYAVGRLPGALHIPRGYLELRIEERAGRDEELVVYCAGGTRSALAAKTLKELGYTRVVSLSGGYNRWTDAALPVEKPVVLTAEQKERYRRHLILPEVGEEGQARLIKARVLLMGAGGLGSPAALYLAAAGVGTLGIIDSDVVELSNLQRQVLHTQARTGQPKVVSAKAALEALNPDVRVIPFQERLTSRNVLRVLDGFDLVLDGGDNFPTRYLLNDACLMRGLPNIHGSVFRFEGQVTTFVPGQGPCYRCLYPAPPPPELAPSCAEAGVLGVLPGLIGLLQANEALKLILGQGEPLVGRLLTFDALGTRFQELKLRRDAQCPVCAPGAKVELIDYERFCSTSTAA; encoded by the coding sequence ATGGCCCCCACCTTCCGAGAGCTGCTCGCTGGCGTGAAGCAGGAGATTCGCGAAGTCTCCGTGGACGAGGTGAAGCGCCTGCTGGACACCCGGGCCGCGGTGAAGCTCATCGACGTGCGGGAGGCGGACGAGTACGCGGTCGGCCGGCTCCCTGGCGCGCTGCACATCCCCCGGGGCTACCTGGAGCTCCGCATCGAGGAGCGCGCGGGCCGGGACGAGGAGCTCGTCGTCTACTGCGCGGGTGGGACTCGCTCGGCGCTGGCGGCGAAGACGCTGAAGGAGCTGGGCTACACCCGCGTGGTGTCGCTTTCGGGGGGGTACAACCGCTGGACCGACGCGGCCCTGCCCGTAGAGAAGCCCGTCGTCCTCACCGCCGAGCAGAAGGAGCGCTACCGCCGCCACCTCATCCTCCCGGAGGTGGGTGAAGAGGGCCAGGCGCGGCTCATAAAGGCCCGGGTGCTGCTGATGGGCGCGGGAGGCCTGGGCTCACCGGCGGCGCTGTACCTGGCGGCCGCGGGCGTGGGGACGCTGGGCATCATCGACTCGGACGTGGTGGAGCTGAGCAACCTCCAGCGTCAGGTGCTGCACACCCAGGCGCGCACGGGCCAGCCCAAGGTGGTCAGCGCGAAGGCCGCGCTCGAAGCCCTCAACCCGGACGTCCGAGTCATCCCCTTCCAGGAGCGGCTCACCTCGAGGAACGTCCTGCGCGTGCTGGACGGCTTCGACCTGGTCCTCGACGGCGGAGACAACTTCCCCACCCGCTACCTGCTCAACGACGCGTGCCTCATGCGTGGGCTGCCGAACATCCACGGCTCCGTCTTCCGCTTCGAGGGCCAGGTGACGACCTTCGTCCCCGGCCAGGGCCCCTGCTACCGCTGCCTCTACCCCGCGCCGCCGCCTCCGGAGCTGGCCCCGTCCTGCGCGGAGGCCGGAGTGCTGGGCGTGCTGCCCGGACTCATCGGACTGCTTCAGGCCAACGAGGCCCTCAAGCTCATCCTCGGCCAGGGTGAGCCCCTCGTCGGCCGGCTCCTCACCTTCGACGCCCTGGGCACTCGCTTCCAAGAGCTCAAGTTGCGCCGGGATGCCCAGTGCCCCGTCTGCGCGCCGGGCGCGAAGGTGGAGCTCATCGACTACGAGCGCTTCTGCTCCACCTCCACCGCCGCCTGA
- a CDS encoding rhodanese-like domain-containing protein: MPVPEITPARLAELLSGPAESRPALLDVRFPDEHAYVALPDSVLIPLPELDERAEELEVLRGRPVVVYCHHGVRSLSGAAYLMSLGLEAASLRGGIDLYSLQVDPTLPRY; this comes from the coding sequence ATGCCCGTGCCTGAAATCACCCCCGCCCGCCTCGCCGAGCTGCTCTCGGGCCCCGCGGAGTCCCGCCCCGCCCTCCTGGACGTGCGCTTCCCCGACGAGCACGCCTACGTGGCGCTGCCGGACTCGGTGCTCATCCCGCTGCCGGAGCTGGACGAGCGCGCCGAGGAACTCGAAGTCCTCCGGGGCCGCCCCGTCGTCGTCTACTGCCACCACGGCGTGCGCAGCTTGAGCGGCGCCGCGTACCTGATGTCGCTGGGACTGGAGGCCGCGTCGCTGCGGGGTGGCATCGACCTGTACTCACTCCAGGTCGACCCCACCCTGCCCCGCTACTGA
- a CDS encoding serine/threonine-protein kinase — protein MNPQSFGKYQLLKKLATGGMAEVWLARQMGIEGFQKNLVVKRILPHLAEDREFVEMFRNEALIAARFNHPNIAQVYEFGEANGTYYIAMEYIHGEDLGRVMRKAASAGQWIARPLAIRIVADACQGLHYAHSRTDDAGRPLRVVHRDISPQNILISFDGSVKLVDFGIAKAADQASLTKSGAIKGKFAYMAPEQAAGKPLDGRADIFAIGLVLYELLTGVRPLKRDSELATLQAAMECAIDPPSRVADVPGDMDPVVMRAVAKSSDDRYRDARQFQTALEDILFAQHWAAGSVQISELMETLFADRLAQEKAQGQVLPVDDESSGNSGSPVPPTPPPQERGRSRPSSADMSWDAPPGESSAPRERGRGPAPRAAPPPPPPRRTGTSAQPVVEEDPNEWDAPSGVVEVPQRRRSGTSDSMRRPSNANVTQVGRTNSRSDLRSADTTSPGEPAPQPPPRRTMTRATPAVDVDAPPPPRSRSSVSLDLDERTRMDDDEDDERTRLPPPEPSPPPRRRTGMQSQVSVPEAPPRRRTSSRAEMPAPPPPSRSRASMPAAPAVRVEDDVEQAISDDSRRTRRTMATRNIATLGFIVGLLAVVAIFHKPILAVLSSTASDGQGVRLTINTNERVKVSVRHSERCGGANLVTELGPTPLTLVSGAHLQDTLILENEQQGIYKEDSDTLAFGEPGQAKVLTHEFRRGQLQLMLKPDNVRGVTVRRNGQEVGIYQGASKGLKIDLMEGKHKLELSGGPLKDPFIFEVDIKPNTINRDTQDLSAFIG, from the coding sequence ATGAACCCTCAATCATTCGGGAAATACCAGCTCCTGAAGAAGCTTGCCACCGGCGGCATGGCCGAGGTGTGGCTGGCTCGCCAGATGGGCATCGAGGGGTTCCAAAAGAACCTCGTCGTGAAGCGCATCCTTCCGCATCTCGCGGAGGACCGTGAATTCGTGGAGATGTTCCGGAACGAGGCGCTGATTGCGGCGCGCTTCAACCATCCGAACATCGCGCAGGTCTACGAGTTCGGGGAGGCGAACGGGACCTATTACATCGCCATGGAGTACATCCATGGCGAGGACCTGGGCCGCGTCATGCGCAAGGCGGCCAGCGCGGGGCAGTGGATTGCCCGGCCGCTGGCCATCCGCATCGTCGCGGATGCGTGCCAGGGCCTTCACTACGCGCACAGCCGCACGGATGACGCGGGCCGGCCGCTGCGCGTGGTGCACCGGGACATCTCCCCTCAGAACATCCTCATCAGCTTCGACGGCTCGGTGAAGCTGGTGGACTTCGGTATCGCCAAGGCGGCGGACCAGGCGTCGCTGACGAAGTCGGGCGCCATCAAGGGCAAGTTCGCGTACATGGCGCCGGAGCAGGCGGCGGGCAAGCCGCTGGACGGCCGCGCGGACATCTTCGCCATCGGCCTGGTGCTCTACGAGCTGCTCACCGGCGTGCGCCCGCTCAAGCGGGACTCGGAACTGGCCACGCTCCAGGCCGCCATGGAGTGCGCCATCGACCCGCCGTCGCGCGTGGCCGATGTTCCCGGTGACATGGACCCGGTGGTGATGCGGGCCGTGGCCAAGAGCTCGGACGACCGCTACCGGGATGCGCGGCAGTTCCAGACGGCGCTGGAGGACATCCTCTTCGCGCAGCACTGGGCCGCGGGCTCGGTGCAGATCTCCGAGTTGATGGAGACGCTGTTCGCCGACCGCCTGGCCCAGGAGAAGGCGCAGGGCCAGGTGCTGCCGGTGGACGACGAGTCCTCGGGCAACTCCGGCTCGCCGGTTCCTCCCACGCCTCCGCCGCAGGAGCGGGGGCGGAGCCGTCCGTCGTCCGCGGACATGAGTTGGGACGCTCCTCCCGGTGAGTCCTCCGCGCCTCGCGAGCGGGGCCGGGGCCCGGCGCCTCGGGCCGCGCCGCCTCCACCGCCGCCGCGCCGCACGGGGACGTCCGCGCAGCCCGTGGTGGAGGAGGACCCCAACGAGTGGGACGCACCGTCGGGTGTCGTCGAGGTGCCCCAGCGCCGCCGGAGTGGCACGTCGGATTCGATGCGCCGCCCCAGCAACGCGAACGTCACCCAGGTGGGGCGCACCAACTCCCGCTCGGACCTTCGCAGCGCCGACACGACCAGCCCGGGGGAGCCCGCGCCCCAGCCTCCTCCGCGCCGCACCATGACGCGAGCCACGCCCGCGGTGGACGTGGACGCGCCGCCGCCGCCTCGTTCGCGCTCCAGCGTGTCGTTGGACCTGGACGAGCGCACGCGGATGGACGACGACGAGGACGACGAGAGGACCCGTCTTCCTCCGCCAGAGCCCTCGCCGCCGCCTCGCCGCCGCACGGGGATGCAGTCCCAGGTGTCGGTCCCCGAGGCGCCGCCGCGCCGCAGGACGTCCAGCCGCGCGGAGATGCCCGCGCCGCCTCCGCCGTCGCGCTCGCGAGCCTCCATGCCCGCCGCGCCCGCGGTGCGGGTGGAGGACGACGTCGAGCAGGCCATCTCGGATGACTCACGCCGGACGCGCCGCACCATGGCGACGCGCAACATCGCGACGCTGGGCTTCATTGTGGGCCTGCTGGCCGTGGTGGCCATCTTCCACAAGCCCATCCTCGCGGTGCTCAGCTCCACGGCGTCGGACGGGCAGGGAGTGCGGCTCACCATCAACACCAACGAGCGGGTGAAGGTGTCCGTTCGTCACTCGGAGCGGTGTGGGGGCGCCAACCTCGTCACCGAGCTGGGCCCGACTCCGCTGACGCTGGTGTCGGGCGCGCACCTGCAGGACACCCTCATCCTGGAGAACGAGCAGCAGGGCATCTACAAGGAGGACTCGGACACGCTGGCGTTTGGCGAGCCGGGTCAGGCCAAGGTGCTCACCCACGAGTTCCGCCGGGGCCAACTGCAGCTGATGCTCAAGCCGGACAACGTGCGCGGCGTCACCGTGCGCCGCAACGGCCAGGAAGTGGGCATCTACCAGGGCGCGAGCAAGGGCCTGAAAATCGACTTGATGGAGGGCAAGCACAAGCTCGAGCTGAGCGGAGGCCCGCTGAAGGACCCGTTCATCTTCGAGGTCGACATCAAGCCCAACACCATCAACCGCGATACGCAGGACCTGTCCGCCTTCATCGGCTAG